The following coding sequences lie in one Sphingobium sp. KCTC 72723 genomic window:
- the tnpC gene encoding IS66 family transposase, with protein MSPPPLHVLTEAEKNELLLAQHEMIERLVARISELESLVGTPRKTSRNSHIPPSKDDFGKRGGKGGKPKAGKRPPREGKHRPLTETPDKTERIMAASCCHCGTDISSQAQHCRHRYDHIDLPPIRPIVTRIELFGARCGGCGRRYRAAAPAGMEPGTPFGPGIRSLLAYLHHSHHVSFERLSRIAAELFGLTISQGAIANAFRRMEAGMTAATKAITDKLLTAKIIASDETSTRTNGIAHWQWVFLSKDAVLHKIAPRRARSVAEEVLGGHQPDVWVSDRYAGQQELGKEHQVCLAHVLRDVQYAIDCGDTAFAPKVRDHLRWAIRIGKRRSSLKDTTLAAYAAKADNLLTRLVQMPVAHPAGRVLLKQIKAWRGKFFVFLTNRDVPATNNISEREIRPSVVFRKVTNGFRSDWGAQIHAGYRSVTGTARLSGKSALVAIRELVDGRFVVA; from the coding sequence ATGTCACCGCCGCCGCTTCATGTGCTGACCGAAGCCGAGAAGAACGAGTTGCTGCTCGCGCAGCACGAGATGATCGAGCGACTGGTAGCGCGGATTTCTGAGTTGGAATCCCTGGTCGGCACGCCGCGCAAGACATCCAGGAATTCGCATATTCCGCCATCGAAGGACGACTTTGGCAAGCGCGGTGGCAAAGGCGGTAAGCCCAAGGCTGGCAAGCGCCCGCCGCGCGAAGGCAAGCACCGCCCATTGACCGAGACGCCGGACAAAACCGAACGCATCATGGCGGCAAGCTGCTGCCATTGCGGGACCGATATATCCTCGCAGGCCCAGCATTGCCGCCACCGCTACGATCATATCGACCTGCCGCCGATCCGTCCGATTGTGACCCGCATCGAATTGTTTGGTGCGCGCTGCGGGGGATGTGGCCGTCGCTACCGTGCCGCAGCACCGGCGGGCATGGAGCCGGGCACGCCGTTTGGCCCCGGCATCCGCTCGCTGCTGGCCTATCTGCATCACAGCCACCATGTCAGCTTCGAGCGACTTTCGCGCATTGCTGCGGAGCTGTTTGGCCTCACGATCTCCCAAGGGGCGATCGCCAACGCGTTCAGGCGTATGGAGGCCGGAATGACAGCAGCCACGAAGGCGATCACCGACAAGTTGCTCACGGCAAAGATTATCGCGTCCGATGAGACGTCCACGCGCACCAACGGCATTGCCCATTGGCAATGGGTCTTCCTCTCGAAAGACGCGGTTCTGCACAAGATCGCCCCGCGCCGGGCGCGCAGTGTTGCTGAGGAGGTGTTGGGCGGCCACCAACCTGATGTGTGGGTCTCCGATCGCTACGCTGGACAGCAGGAACTGGGCAAGGAGCATCAGGTCTGCCTCGCGCATGTCCTGCGCGATGTTCAGTATGCCATCGACTGCGGGGATACCGCCTTCGCTCCCAAAGTCCGCGACCACCTGCGCTGGGCGATCCGGATCGGCAAGCGACGAAGCAGCCTGAAGGACACGACGCTGGCCGCCTACGCCGCGAAGGCCGACAATCTGCTGACCCGCCTGGTACAGATGCCTGTCGCGCACCCGGCGGGACGCGTTCTGCTCAAACAAATCAAGGCCTGGCGGGGCAAGTTCTTCGTCTTCCTCACCAACCGCGACGTCCCTGCGACCAACAACATATCAGAGCGCGAGATCCGCCCCTCGGTCGTGTTCCGCAAGGTCACCAACGGCTTCCGCTCCGACTGGGGCGCCCAGATCCACGCTGGATATCGATCCGTCACCGGAACCGCTCGTCTCAGCGGAAAATCGGCCCTCGTAGCCATCCGCGAACTCGTCGACGGCAGATTCGTGGTCGCCTGA
- a CDS encoding IS110 family transposase, translating to MIGVDLAKTVFQVHGASMTGQPKFRKKLSRQNFPKFMADQPPAVVVMEACGSAHHWAREMIRLGHEVRLIAPHYVKPFVKRQKNDEADAEAIVIAAQRPEMRFVEPKSASQQSTAILYRSRQRLVRQRTEIVNALRACLYEYGHIVPLGIQNIGRIREILEEKNSDLPLLMREECLEMLEQIADQTTRIAARTTKIKELAATQETSRRLQTVPGVGPLTAMAVQAFAPTMDSFRNGRDFAAWLGLVPRQFSSGGKERLGRITKAGQADIRQMLIIGAMSRLNWMGRKSIPDGSWLAGMLGRKPRMLVAIALANKMARQIWAMLTRNENYRNPTLAGVA from the coding sequence ATGATTGGGGTAGACCTGGCAAAGACTGTTTTCCAGGTGCACGGCGCTTCGATGACGGGTCAGCCAAAGTTTCGCAAAAAGCTGTCGCGACAGAACTTCCCGAAGTTCATGGCTGATCAGCCCCCGGCAGTGGTCGTGATGGAGGCGTGTGGTAGCGCGCATCACTGGGCCCGAGAAATGATCCGGCTTGGTCACGAGGTAAGGCTGATCGCGCCGCACTATGTGAAACCGTTCGTCAAACGTCAGAAGAACGATGAGGCCGATGCGGAAGCTATCGTGATCGCGGCGCAGCGGCCTGAAATGCGCTTTGTCGAACCTAAGTCGGCATCTCAGCAGAGCACCGCAATTTTGTATCGATCACGGCAAAGACTGGTTCGGCAGCGCACAGAGATAGTCAACGCTCTTCGAGCCTGCCTATATGAATATGGCCACATCGTGCCACTGGGGATTCAAAATATTGGTCGGATCCGCGAGATCCTTGAAGAGAAAAACAGCGACTTGCCTCTCCTGATGCGTGAGGAATGTCTTGAGATGCTTGAACAGATCGCCGACCAGACAACGCGCATTGCAGCCCGGACAACAAAAATCAAGGAACTGGCCGCCACGCAGGAGACCTCTCGTCGTCTGCAGACGGTGCCTGGAGTTGGGCCGTTGACTGCCATGGCAGTCCAAGCCTTCGCACCAACGATGGACAGCTTCCGCAACGGACGTGATTTCGCAGCCTGGCTCGGCCTCGTTCCACGTCAGTTCTCCTCGGGTGGCAAGGAGCGGCTTGGGCGTATTACGAAGGCAGGCCAGGCAGACATTCGTCAAATGCTGATTATTGGAGCGATGTCGCGCCTGAACTGGATGGGGCGTAAATCAATCCCGGACGGCTCGTGGCTCGCAGGCATGTTGGGGCGCAAGCCCAGAATGCTCGTGGCGATCGCCCTGGCCAACAAAATGGCCCGGCAAATCTGGGCCATGCTGACCAGAAACGAAAATTATCGGAATCCGACGCTGGCAGGGGTTGCATAA